TTGAACCTTTATTTGAAAAACAGCTTCCTGGTTTTGGTGAATTATTTCGACATTTGAGTTTTCAATATGATATTGGTACAGCCAGTATTTTATCGAGAGCAATTTGCGGCGTTCGAAAGCATTGCATTCTTTTTTCCATTCCGGGGTCAACAGGTGCGGTAACATTAGCAATGGAAAAAATTATTTTGCCGGAAGTTGGTCATATGGTTCAAGAAATTCATAAAGACGTTAAACACGAATAAGAAGGATGTTTCCTATGAGAAAGTATTATATGCTGATGTTTATATTTATTTTATTTGCTGCAGGATGTTCACAAGGTAAGACGGAGGAAGTAGAATTAAACATTTCTGCCGCAGCTAGTATGACAGAAAGTTTAACAGAGTTGACGGCAATGTTTGAAGAGGAACATCCTAACATTGCTATTTCTTATAACTATGGTGGTTCCGGCTCTTTGCGAAAACAAATTGAACAAGGGGCTCCAGTTGATATATTTCTGTCTGCATCAAGTATAGACTATGAAAAATTAGTTGAGAAAGGCCATGTTGATGAAGGGAAGGCAATACTTTCCAATCAACTCGTTTTAATCAAACCAAATGAGGGGGACGTAGACTCTTTGGACGATTTTGTAGCAGGAAATCAAGTGATGGCAGTGGGTACACCAGATGCGGTTCCAGCCGGTTCTTATGCGCAAGAAGCATTACAAGAATTAGATTTATGGGAACAATTGGATGAAGAAAGCCGGCTTGTGTATACAAAAGATGTTACGCAGGTACTTACATTAGTGAAAGAAGGAGCTGCTGATGTCGGAGTTGTGTATGCCAGTGATGTCATCGATGAAGAAGGTGTCACGGTGATCCAAAACGTTGATTCCAACCTGCATTCCCCCATTGAATATTATATAGCTACGCTTCAAAATGAAGAACAGGAAGAGGACGTGGCGC
The nucleotide sequence above comes from Oceanobacillus timonensis. Encoded proteins:
- the modA gene encoding molybdate ABC transporter substrate-binding protein, with amino-acid sequence MRKYYMLMFIFILFAAGCSQGKTEEVELNISAAASMTESLTELTAMFEEEHPNIAISYNYGGSGSLRKQIEQGAPVDIFLSASSIDYEKLVEKGHVDEGKAILSNQLVLIKPNEGDVDSLDDFVAGNQVMAVGTPDAVPAGSYAQEALQELDLWEQLDEESRLVYTKDVTQVLTLVKEGAADVGVVYASDVIDEEGVTVIQNVDSNLHSPIEYYIATLQNEEQEEDVAQAKDAFYQFISSQTAEDVFEKYGFQPAE